One Glycine max cultivar Williams 82 chromosome 8, Glycine_max_v4.0, whole genome shotgun sequence genomic window, AAATTCATCTTTGCGATTAGTGGCCGGGATTGAAATGACATCAATTCTAGTCAATCATATTAACAGAGTATCGTTgatcttgattctatcttggaATTCAAGTCTCTGAATTCTTTGGCCTTTCTCCTAATCATctattgattaattgattttacaGCATTTAGCTAGAAGACCTTTGGGAAACACCGTTCTCTTCTGAACCCTGAAACTATGCAGAAGAAAGGGTGAAGACATGGATCACATCATGTGACATGTGACATGTGACGTCAGTGACTGCACCTCCTTCCATGTAATGCTAACATTCATcctattttaattaacttttgacttggtaataataaatataaacatataatGGACATCATAACGAATGTCTATCCATGAGTTAGGAACTTCTTTCGttcgtttttagttttgctCCCTTTTCTTTGGTGTTTTGTGTTAATAATtcatactaataaaataaatccaTGCAAACAAGATATAACTACAACAAAACCTTATCTCATTCCGTAAGATCAACGACATGAATCATACAACGATATTCAgtgtgattaaaaatataagtttcaggaaaactaaaataacaagagtatcaaaaaataaattaggaactaaaataataaaggaaatGAGATAAGGATGACAGCAACTGAGATTGAAGcttaaaaatttaactttaacaaattttaagctATAAGTCAGTGAGGAGAGGAAAGCACCTTTACTACTAGCagtaaataaaaagaactacTTCCCGTaccaaacttttaaaaaagaaaaaagaaaactgcATTCATTGTTAATTTTATGTAGATACATAATAAGTAAATTAGTagacatcggtttttttttttttctgtttgtctttattatttatcttattcttCAATTTATTGTCTTATTATTACCTAATTAGTTGGTTTAATTAACAATGTTTGTAAATTTTTcgtttcttatttattttattttcccctaTGCTTCAACCCTGCATTCATAATTACTAAGTGTTTCTATTTTATCCCTTTTCATTCTTATTCAATTTATTTGCAAACATCTGgtccatttaattaattacggAGTACTatgttaattattcatttattgtgTAGTTCTTCGTTAGTATTCCTTAGTACGCATACATTTCATGTTGGATTTCCGACTTACTTGGTGGTGTTTCAATAATGCGTGAATAAATTTTGGTGAATGTTATGTTGGATCTCCAACTTATTTGACTTCACAAAATTTactacaaaatcaaaatcttttctaaaaaaatgtaaaaatactcAAATAAATGGTCATTCAATCCTCCTTTTTCTAAACAAAAATTATGCATTACTCAATATCGCTTCAAGGTCTAATACCCTATGTGATTCTCTATGctattttcttaaaactcaTCGTTGTTTCAAGGTGCAATGccttaatgaatttttttcacacAATTAAAACAAATCTTGCCAAAAGGATAAAATCAACCCAACACACAAGTCCTTTTTTACccaaagaactacgtaagttTGATTTTCTCATTGCATGGAGGGATACGTATGAGCGAGGATAAACCCttgtcaattttaaaaaattaaaaaaactaaaaacatgaaatcctctcttttttctaaaaataaaaacttgttttctttttctaaataaaaaatataattcatgttctcaagggaagataaataattaaaaatttactttatttttagcaTGCTTGATTAAAGGATATCTTCTTCATGACTGTGTGAGGTATTAACATATTTCTTATGCGTAAACAACAACTTCCGAACTCTTTTTTCTAAAATCGTAGATTACTCTTTATCTTTTATGGTTTTTCCATAGTTGGTGGCAACTtcccaattttcttttttaattatttactatttaatATACTTTTCCTATAAAATACTTGTCagtttttcacataaatttaattatcttttttcaatatatatatatatatatatcaataaaaattataatttcatttttaatataagtaGTAGTTCATTCTTAAACGTTGTTGTTACTATTGGcaaaatgtataataaattacatttatGGTAGTAAGTTAACTCTtagttaatattaaatttgctCAAATTTAATCTACAACTATACAAGTCTTATGTTTTACTTAATGgttataaaaaagttttaagtaaacttattatatatttaatcaatGGCTACAAAAACTTCGActgaagtttaatatttctttttatttatagaaattgaaaaagatattaaaaagtTTACAACACTCATCCACTCGCTCAATCAATTGAACTAGAATCATTAATAATAAAGtttactattatatatatagaggatAGATAGACAGATTaacctttttatataaaaaaaatgttttacttgaAATATTCTATATGCATCTaatcttaaaaagaaaaggcaaaaGTCTTCTAGACTTAAAAAACACAAGTTATAACCACGGTATACTTTTACTAATAGGAAAATTGGGCTTATTGTGTAACTccaaaaaagataaagataaataaataaaattgaactgCATTTACAGAAAGCcgataaaatttatattcataGAGCTGGcattaagtttattttattttttcagtacATGCAACATTAACAAAGTTAAAATCTACGTGAAAagaaacaataacaaaatatgaaaGTTGCTGAAGCTTGGACAAAGTTGAACGTGCGTGGCCTGAAAGCTTTCATCAAGTTGCAACTAAGGAAAGTTCCTATTGACTTTCAGGGTCTTTATTGTCATTGTTATTGAAATAACGgacgagaaaaagaaagagatgcCAAGCCAAATAGCCAATTAATCAAGCCATCTTTGACTGgtcaaacattttaaattttgaatactAGAAGAAGCAAGTGAGAAGACttggattttttaaatataataatccatatacttgcattttttttttagaaacataCATATACTTGCATATACTTATTCATAAATCTACACATTATGTACGTAAATTATTTGTTGGCATCGATCCCTTCTTTAATTGATGAAATATCATAAATAAGTGAATAAGTggtcattaattaataatataaagagATGTTCTAACTTTTGAAGACCACGATGCCATTATGTCATTAAATCATGGTATAAGGTGGTGAACACACTCAAATGGTGGTAATATTCATTTTCTCGTGATGAGCCACATTTATGAATTAAGTCATGTACCTTGACTATATAAAAGTAACTAGATTAAAATATGAGAAGAGAGGTTGAATGTGTTTAATTTCCCaacttttttttaccattaagAGACAAAAGTTTTATTGTAAGACCACCAACTTAAGACAACATTTTCTTGTGTTTACTATAAAAGTAACTAGATTAAACTATGGTCAAATAGGCCTATTCGACCATTATTGTAAGACTCATGGGTAAGACATGAAAAGGCACCCTTCAAGACACTTCCCATGCATGGTGGTAAGTAAGATTCACTAGAACCATTGCTGGGAAAGTTAGAAGAACACTTTCTCATGCAAAACTTCCCAAGTCATTTTAGTGAAAGGCATTGATAAATTGCAACTAATTTGATCAACCTATCACCTTCGAGAACTTTAAATGGAAAAATACTAGGCTAAGTATGGTGTAACATCCTGCTGTCACTATAAGACactaaataatttagttttaaatttgaagtctttaattaatatcaatgtaaaagtttgttttaaTTGATGTAAAAGGTCCACTGGTGCAGTAACCATAATCATTCCAATTCCTCGTCTCTACactttcctaaaaaaaaatatgtttttcttttttatataattattaaagtaTGGATTTTATctctataaaatttattatctatttttcatcattaaaaaattgaaatgttactttttagtttttagtctgGAACTAAATTcggttgatttttttatatcagttACTCCCTAATTAGCCAATATTCTTGACTATTCTAACATTTCCCGGGATTAATAAAAccccacaaataaaaaaaaaattgtcacaaatTTTCAAGCCCCCTTCGCTAACCCTCTTCAAAAATTCAAATAGCATAGCCAGAACAATACTCAGAGAGAACAATATCCCTCACCCGATCTCATTCTCATTGTTGTCGCACAAGATCGAACCGTGTGAGATCCAAATCTTTGAACACATCTGTGACCACCGCGTCAAGCTATAATCGCACCACCGTGAACCCATCGTTGTTCTCGGGGCGACCACCACACCATCCTCGCCCATCACCGTAAAGCCCCTTAGCTGATTCGGGTCCGTCGTAATTGTGCACGCGCGGCCCTCTTGGACTGTGCGGTTGTGAGAGGCCAAACGCTAGTTTTCATCTGTCGCAGACTCGGAGGCCATATCCTTTACAAAACCCCACCAAAACTCTAAAGCAAAAGCTATGAATTTTAACGTTCACTACTTCCTAATGAAGCACAAAGTTAAgccatgagaaaaaaataaaacccacACTAAATAACAAAACATATTCGAGTATCTATGGATTCACACACAAAATACCACTGATGTTGCTGATTGTGATTCTGATAGAATTTCCAGAAGCAATCCTAACCCATTAAGCCTCTTCAAATACACACCCACCAACTGTTTGTATCAAAACCACACTGCATCAAACCACCAAGACACACGCACCTTGTTAAAATGCAGAcccatctaataaaaaaaattgatcgtGGAGAAGACGAAAAAAGGgtagaaattagaaaaataataatttgtaattggatGATGAGAAAGTGACACATAAGTATAAGTATGAAAATCAACCCCGAAGAACCTAAttctgagaaaaaaaatatattttaattttgtaagtataaaaaaatagataaaaaatttataagaatgaaattgatactttgataattttacagaaaaacattttagaaaaaaaattgatacaaaGTGAAAAAGTGTCCAATGTTATTTAATAAAACAGTTTGACTAGTGTGAGTGCATCTTCGCATTTATTATCCCttaaatatcattaatatatttttttatttcttttaaaatacatCATATAATCTAATTCACAACTATATACAACAACGGTTACTTTCAGACGACAcgatagaataaaataattacaattagaACTGTTGGAAagggaaagaaacaaaaaagaagtaaacattgGTGAGCAGAAGCACGAAAAGCCATTTAATTCTACAAGCTTCAGCAGAATCTAGCTCCAAACAATGGTCTCGGCAGCACCAAATGCAATGTATGCCCAGTTGTCCAACCTTAGTTTCTCCCATCACTTCTTAGTGATGTTGTTAtccattttcttcatcttcattatcCCTTGTGCTTTCCCTCTATCCTTTAACATCACTAGTTTCGATCCAAATGGCAAGAGCATAATATATGAGGGATCAGCCAACCCTGTAACACCAGTTATCGAACTCACAGGAAACGTACGGGACAGCACAGGTAGAGCCACATATTTCCAACCTATGCACCTGTGGGACAAAGCCACAGGGAATCTCACAGATTTCACTACCCATTTCTCCTTTGTCATAGATTCACGGAACCGAAGTGGATATGGAGATGGGATGGCATTCTTCCTTGCCCCTGCTGGTTTAAAGTTTCCTTATGTCTCCAGAGGAGGTGCTTTGGGTCTGACACTTGAGAACCAACGATTAAACTCCACTGACCCATTTGTTGCTGTGGAGTTTGATATCTATAAGAATTTCTATGATCCACCCGGTGAACATGTTGGAATCGACATCAACTCTTTGAGATCTGTTGCCAATGTCACATGGTTGGCTGATATCAAGCAAGGGAAACTCAATGAGGTTTGGATCAGTTACAATTCTAGTTCATTTAATTTAAGTGTTGTGTTCACGGGTTTTAACAATGACACCATTCTGCGGCAACATCTATCTGCCATAATTGATCTGAGACTTCATTTACCAGAATTTGTTACTGTTGGCTTCTCAGCTGCCACGGGAAGTTCAACTGCTATACATAGTGTCAATTCATGGGATTTTAGCTCAACTTTGGCAGCACAAGAAAACATAACAAAGGGAGCAGACACAGTTGCCAGGTCTCCAGCAACCTCCAATATAGCTCCCAgtcagaagaaaaagaataagacCGGCTTGGCAGTGGGATTGAGTATTGGTGGATTTGTTTTGATTGGTGGGTTGGGTTTGATTTCTATATGCTTGTGGAAGAAGTGGAAGAAAGGAAGTGTAGAGGAAGTTCATGTTTTTGAAGAGTATATGGGAAAAGATTTTGGAAGGGGGGGAGGACCCAGGAAGTATTCATATGCTGAATTAACACAAGCAGCTAATGGTTTCAAAGATGAGCACAAGCTAGGACAGGGAGGATTTGGAGGTGTTTATAAGGGTTATCTTAAAGACATAAAGTCTCATGTAGCTATTAAGAGGGTGTCAGAAAGCTCTGATCAAGGGATAAAGGAGTTTGCTTCAGAAGTAAACATTATTAGCCGGTTAAGGCATCGAAATCTAGTGCACTTGATCGGTTGGTGTCATGCAGGGAAAAAGCTCTTACTTGTGTATGAGTACATGCCAAATGGAAGCTTAGATATTCATCTTTTCAAGAAGCAAAGTTTGTTGAAATGGACGGTGAGATATAACATAGCTCGAGGATTGGCCTCCGCATTGCTATACTTGCACGAGGAATGGGAACAATGTGTTGTGCACAGAGACATAAAGTCAAGCAACATTATGCTGGATTCAGAGTTTAATGCCAAACTTGGGGATTTTGGCTTAGCAAGGTTTGTGGACCATGCAAAAAGTGCACAAACTACAGCTTTAGCTGGGACTATGGGCTACATGGCTCCTGAATGTGCTACCTCGGGCAGGGCTAGTAAGGAGTCAGATGTCTACAGTTTCGGAGTTGTTGCTTTAGAGATAGCTTGTGGAAGAAAACCCATAAACCATAGGGctcaagaaaatgaaataaatattgtGGAATGGGTGTGGGGACTCTATGGAGAAGGGAGAATTCTTGAAGCAGCAGATCAAAGACTAGAAGGGGAATTTGAGGAGGAGCAAATAAAATGCTTGATGATTGTTGGTCTTTGGTGTGCTCACCCTGACCATAACAATAGGCCTTCAATGAGGCAAGCGATTCAAGTGCTTAACTTTGAAGCTCCCTTGCCTAATCTTCCATCAAGTTTGCCTGTTCCTACATATCTTGAAGGCCCC contains:
- the LOC100782344 gene encoding L-type lectin-domain containing receptor kinase IX.1 produces the protein MVSAAPNAMYAQLSNLSFSHHFLVMLLSIFFIFIIPCAFPLSFNITSFDPNGKSIIYEGSANPVTPVIELTGNVRDSTGRATYFQPMHLWDKATGNLTDFTTHFSFVIDSRNRSGYGDGMAFFLAPAGLKFPYVSRGGALGLTLENQRLNSTDPFVAVEFDIYKNFYDPPGEHVGIDINSLRSVANVTWLADIKQGKLNEVWISYNSSSFNLSVVFTGFNNDTILRQHLSAIIDLRLHLPEFVTVGFSAATGSSTAIHSVNSWDFSSTLAAQENITKGADTVARSPATSNIAPSQKKKNKTGLAVGLSIGGFVLIGGLGLISICLWKKWKKGSVEEVHVFEEYMGKDFGRGGGPRKYSYAELTQAANGFKDEHKLGQGGFGGVYKGYLKDIKSHVAIKRVSESSDQGIKEFASEVNIISRLRHRNLVHLIGWCHAGKKLLLVYEYMPNGSLDIHLFKKQSLLKWTVRYNIARGLASALLYLHEEWEQCVVHRDIKSSNIMLDSEFNAKLGDFGLARFVDHAKSAQTTALAGTMGYMAPECATSGRASKESDVYSFGVVALEIACGRKPINHRAQENEINIVEWVWGLYGEGRILEAADQRLEGEFEEEQIKCLMIVGLWCAHPDHNNRPSMRQAIQVLNFEAPLPNLPSSLPVPTYLEGPLHSFIAPFSITSSEEGQSQITGSSSNTNSTGFTTKSDDASPSVSLLYSR